One window of Gammaproteobacteria bacterium genomic DNA carries:
- a CDS encoding glutamine amidotransferase — protein MCGIAGIIHEGQVADIGREMTDMLQALRHRGPDSVGFALYGQNGMGDSDYIGRFKIAEQEDLVSGFAIRNQISERKAEADKRFEELGAKVRDRQQATEYAFRYNFSFPGDLRQLIDYIEDIEGVEFLSLGHTLELVKDLGDARTVCDSYRLGAFRGTHALGHTRMATESDVSIRAAHPYWAYPFSDVAVVHNGQLTNYWSKRRDLERRGHRFMSDCDSELIAVYIAERIDRGGDLKSAMKDSIEELDGVFTYLVATADQLGMAKDTMAAKPMVVFEGKGTVVLASEEIAIRSVFPQEIDSYDPYDGDVKIWTTGKQTAEGAGNGR, from the coding sequence ATGTGCGGAATTGCCGGAATTATCCATGAAGGCCAAGTCGCCGATATTGGTCGGGAGATGACGGATATGTTGCAGGCTCTCCGGCACCGGGGGCCGGATTCCGTGGGCTTCGCTCTCTATGGGCAGAACGGCATGGGCGACAGCGATTACATAGGTCGCTTTAAGATTGCCGAACAGGAGGATTTGGTCAGCGGTTTCGCCATCCGCAACCAGATCTCCGAACGTAAGGCGGAGGCAGACAAACGCTTCGAGGAATTAGGCGCGAAGGTCCGGGACCGGCAGCAGGCGACCGAGTACGCCTTCCGCTACAATTTCTCTTTCCCGGGCGACCTGCGTCAACTCATTGATTATATTGAGGACATCGAAGGCGTCGAGTTCCTTTCCCTGGGCCACACGCTTGAACTGGTCAAGGATCTGGGCGACGCCCGCACCGTTTGCGATTCCTACCGTCTCGGCGCCTTCCGCGGTACGCATGCGCTCGGGCACACGCGCATGGCGACAGAATCGGACGTGAGCATCCGCGCCGCGCATCCTTACTGGGCCTATCCGTTCTCCGACGTCGCGGTTGTTCATAACGGCCAACTGACCAATTACTGGAGCAAGCGTCGCGATCTGGAGCGCCGCGGGCACCGCTTCATGTCCGACTGCGACTCGGAGTTGATCGCAGTCTATATCGCTGAACGCATAGACCGTGGCGGCGATCTTAAAAGCGCCATGAAAGATTCCATAGAAGAGCTGGATGGAGTGTTCACCTACCTGGTGGCCACGGCGGACCAACTTGGAATGGCCAAGGACACGATGGCCGCCAAGCCCATGGTGGTGTTCGAGGGCAAGGGCACGGTCGTGCTGGCCTCGGAGGAGATCGCGATCCGCAGCGTCTTCCCGCAGGAGATT